The proteins below come from a single Elusimicrobia bacterium HGW-Elusimicrobia-1 genomic window:
- the glmM gene encoding phosphoglucosamine mutase, producing the protein MKLFGTDGIRGEYGKGFFARDAFCVEHLAYCAGRVLKKHSASDCRAVIGRDTRESSEEIEKRLAEGFAAAGVLLLSAGVVPTPAVSYLARAKKFAAGVVVSASHNPWRDNGIKFFSPDGEKFSDALESEIEKEYFASAPRKRPPVKAGLYAADFSTAADYERYTAGLCDVRLDGLKIVVDCANGAASTSGPKILRAAGAEVVVINASPDGRNINENCGSLHPEGMSAEVVRVGADCGVSFDGDADRAIFSDEQGGIVDGDRTLAVCALHMKKSGLLPGGVVVATVMSNIGFLKAMKSSGVKVAECPVGDKSVREEMKKSRAVLGGEQSGHVIFGACAATGDGILTAIRLFGAMKSSGAKLSVMTDFVRIYPQTILNVEARDKKSLESLPLFVEALAEEEKKLGDSGRIFVRYSGTEPLLRIMVEGPDGDAIKSIAARLKKVYLESV; encoded by the coding sequence ATGAAGCTTTTCGGCACCGACGGAATACGGGGAGAATACGGCAAGGGGTTTTTTGCCCGCGACGCGTTTTGCGTGGAGCATTTGGCCTATTGCGCGGGGAGAGTTCTCAAAAAACATTCCGCCTCCGATTGCCGTGCGGTCATAGGACGCGATACGCGCGAGTCGTCCGAAGAGATAGAAAAACGTCTGGCGGAAGGTTTTGCCGCGGCCGGCGTGTTGTTGCTGTCGGCCGGAGTGGTTCCTACGCCGGCTGTATCTTACCTGGCGCGCGCCAAAAAATTTGCGGCCGGCGTTGTCGTTTCGGCGTCGCATAATCCGTGGCGGGACAACGGAATAAAGTTTTTTTCGCCGGACGGCGAAAAATTTTCCGATGCGCTCGAATCCGAGATAGAAAAAGAGTATTTTGCTTCGGCGCCGAGAAAGCGGCCGCCGGTCAAGGCGGGATTGTACGCCGCCGATTTTTCGACGGCGGCGGATTATGAACGCTATACGGCCGGGCTTTGCGACGTCAGGTTGGACGGGCTTAAAATAGTAGTCGATTGCGCCAACGGGGCGGCTTCGACGTCAGGGCCGAAGATTTTGCGTGCCGCGGGCGCGGAAGTTGTCGTCATAAACGCGTCGCCGGACGGCAGGAACATCAACGAGAACTGCGGTTCGCTTCACCCCGAAGGAATGTCCGCCGAAGTCGTGCGAGTCGGCGCCGACTGCGGAGTGTCCTTCGACGGCGACGCCGACCGCGCGATATTTTCCGATGAACAGGGCGGCATAGTGGACGGCGACAGGACTTTGGCGGTTTGCGCGCTTCACATGAAAAAGTCCGGGCTTTTGCCGGGCGGCGTAGTCGTGGCCACGGTGATGAGCAACATAGGTTTTCTGAAGGCGATGAAGTCGTCCGGCGTGAAAGTGGCGGAATGTCCCGTCGGCGATAAAAGTGTGCGCGAGGAAATGAAGAAATCACGCGCGGTTCTGGGCGGGGAACAGTCGGGTCACGTGATATTCGGCGCTTGCGCCGCCACGGGCGACGGGATACTTACGGCGATACGGCTTTTCGGCGCTATGAAATCATCGGGCGCGAAGCTCTCCGTGATGACGGACTTCGTCAGGATTTATCCGCAGACAATTTTAAATGTCGAAGCGCGGGACAAGAAATCTTTGGAGAGTTTGCCTTTGTTTGTCGAGGCGTTGGCCGAAGAAGAAAAAAAACTCGGCGATTCGGGCAGGATATTCGTGAGATATTCCGGCACCGAGCCGCTGCTTCGCATAATGGTGGAGGGGCCCGACGGCGATGCGATAAAATCCATAGCCGCGCGGCTCAAAAAAGTTTATCTTGAATCGGTTTGA
- the hpt gene encoding hypoxanthine phosphoribosyltransferase gives MKLSLNPLDDIERVLIDEEAIRSKVRELGAAISRDYAGKDLTLVSILKGSVVFLADLLRNISTQCSIDFISVSSYKGEPESSGVVRMIMDLRESPVGKNILIVEDIVDTGYTLDYLCRNLLTRGLNSLAVCVLLDKTAARKKEVRVDYKGFDVPNEFLVGFGLDYKERYRNIPFVGVLKPEIYKKAK, from the coding sequence ATGAAACTCTCCTTAAATCCTCTCGACGACATTGAACGCGTTCTTATCGACGAAGAAGCCATCCGCTCGAAAGTAAGGGAACTCGGCGCGGCTATCTCGCGCGATTACGCCGGCAAGGACCTTACGCTTGTTTCCATCCTCAAAGGCAGTGTCGTTTTTCTTGCCGACCTTCTCAGAAATATATCCACTCAATGCAGTATTGACTTTATATCGGTATCCTCGTATAAGGGCGAGCCCGAATCGTCGGGGGTGGTCCGGATGATAATGGATTTAAGGGAGTCGCCCGTCGGGAAGAATATTCTTATCGTAGAAGATATAGTAGATACCGGCTACACGCTTGATTATCTTTGCCGCAACCTTTTGACCCGCGGGCTGAATTCGCTGGCGGTCTGCGTTTTGCTGGACAAAACGGCCGCGCGAAAAAAAGAAGTGCGCGTGGATTACAAGGGGTTCGACGTGCCGAATGAGTTTCTCGTCGGGTTCGGGCTCGATTACAAAGAGCGTTATCGCAATATTCCTTTTGTCGGGGTTCTTAAACCCGAAATATACAAGAAGGCGAAATGA
- the tilS gene encoding tRNA lysidine(34) synthetase TilS yields the protein MMEKSFAEIVKKKRLIPRGSKILVAASGGPDSAALALLLHKYRALFGLASAELVYFDHGLRSRKEIAGDIAVVEKLSAATGFPSAIIKIKIPRAGASVENKARKERYRLLEKIARSGGYDIVMTAHTADDNAETLIMRLLRGTGLKGLGGIPPARHLARGIELIRPLVFFRKKELLDFLRRRRFGYSSDSTNRDERFLRNAVRKRVIPEMEKLNPAVVRHLSNLAEMLSGDSDFLEEAAAAAYGKVVSGGVLDLKKFFRYNVSVRSRVVGIWLGELNDFALTRTVDGFLSDSAARVLKTGGLSLKKEGGRVINETLLKSSRRH from the coding sequence CGCGCGGGTCTAAAATACTCGTGGCCGCTTCCGGCGGGCCGGATTCCGCGGCTCTGGCGCTTTTGCTGCATAAATATCGGGCGCTTTTCGGCCTCGCCTCCGCCGAACTTGTGTACTTTGACCACGGGCTTCGCTCGCGCAAAGAAATAGCGGGGGACATCGCCGTCGTGGAAAAACTTTCCGCCGCCACCGGTTTTCCGTCGGCGATAATAAAAATCAAAATCCCGCGCGCCGGAGCGTCCGTGGAGAATAAAGCCCGTAAAGAGCGCTATCGGCTGCTTGAAAAAATCGCGCGCTCCGGCGGATACGATATCGTAATGACCGCGCATACCGCCGACGACAACGCCGAGACCCTGATTATGCGTTTGCTGCGCGGCACCGGACTTAAGGGACTGGGCGGGATACCTCCCGCGCGACACCTGGCGCGGGGAATCGAATTGATTCGCCCGCTTGTTTTTTTCAGAAAAAAAGAACTGCTCGATTTTTTACGCCGCAGGCGTTTCGGATACTCTTCGGATTCCACCAACAGAGACGAGCGGTTTTTGAGAAATGCCGTGCGCAAAAGAGTGATTCCGGAAATGGAAAAACTCAATCCCGCCGTAGTCAGGCATCTTTCCAACCTGGCCGAAATGCTCTCGGGCGACTCGGATTTTCTGGAGGAGGCGGCGGCGGCAGCTTACGGCAAAGTTGTTTCCGGCGGAGTTCTTGATTTGAAAAAGTTTTTTCGGTATAATGTCTCCGTCAGAAGCCGCGTCGTCGGAATATGGCTCGGCGAGTTGAATGATTTTGCGCTGACTCGTACGGTCGACGGTTTTCTGTCGGATTCCGCCGCCCGCGTCCTGAAAACAGGCGGTTTGTCGCTAAAAAAAGAAGGCGGTCGCGTCATAAATGAAACTCTCCTTAAATCCTCTCGACGACATTGA
- a CDS encoding TIGR00159 family protein: MDIITGIWKNIIVHALDVAIVSYLIYRLLLLFRGTRTIQIFLGIVLLFLVTIASKLLGLSSFHWILNQFWLAGMVIVAIIFQQEIRSVLAFLGARPLKKFFVTDNVEFIHEAIAAVRELSANRVGGIIVFERKTGLMNYVESGTILNSNVRKELLVTIFTPKTPLHDGAVIISNTKLMAAGCVLPLSLEKDIPHGATRHRAALGLSEITDSVVVVISEETGRVAMAETGQLRYNVSPDDVEKKLIGIFEDHKKVK; encoded by the coding sequence ATGGACATCATAACGGGAATCTGGAAAAACATCATCGTGCACGCGCTCGACGTGGCCATAGTCAGTTACCTTATTTACCGGCTGCTTCTTCTTTTTCGCGGCACGCGCACGATACAAATATTTTTGGGGATAGTGTTGTTGTTCCTGGTTACAATCGCATCGAAGCTTCTGGGGCTAAGCTCTTTTCACTGGATACTCAACCAATTCTGGCTGGCCGGAATGGTTATTGTGGCCATAATTTTTCAGCAGGAGATACGCTCGGTTCTGGCTTTTCTGGGCGCGCGGCCCTTAAAAAAGTTTTTTGTGACGGATAACGTGGAGTTTATCCACGAGGCGATTGCGGCGGTCAGAGAACTTTCGGCCAACAGGGTGGGTGGCATAATAGTTTTTGAACGCAAGACCGGCCTTATGAATTATGTTGAATCCGGCACAATACTCAACTCGAACGTCAGGAAAGAACTTCTTGTGACTATTTTCACGCCCAAAACGCCGCTGCACGACGGCGCCGTGATAATCAGCAATACAAAACTTATGGCCGCCGGATGCGTGCTGCCTTTGTCTCTTGAAAAAGACATTCCGCACGGCGCCACAAGACATCGCGCGGCGCTGGGGTTGAGCGAAATTACGGATTCCGTCGTCGTTGTCATTTCCGAAGAGACGGGCCGGGTGGCCATGGCGGAAACCGGACAACTGAGATATAATGTAAGTCCCGACGACGTGGAGAAAAAACTTATCGGAATATTCGAGGACCATAAGAAAGTAAAATGA
- the folE gene encoding GTP cyclohydrolase I FolE codes for MAKKTSAKLPLPHYPRRARPEKIKSIIRELLAALGEDPDREGLRETPRRVADFYKEALAGSLGDPRKLLKLQYEDENHEEIVLVKDIPIYSLCEHHLLPFFGRAHIAYIPKKDRLLGISKLARLAEAYSRRLQLQERITQQIASDIMEVARPYGAMVVIEAEHFCMTMRGIKKPGAKVVTSAVKGVFASDQRTRAEAMSLITGR; via the coding sequence ATGGCAAAGAAAACATCGGCGAAGCTCCCGCTGCCGCATTACCCGCGGCGAGCGCGACCTGAGAAAATAAAGAGTATTATCCGTGAGTTGCTGGCGGCCCTGGGCGAGGACCCGGACAGGGAAGGTTTGCGGGAAACACCGCGCCGCGTGGCCGATTTTTACAAAGAGGCGCTGGCCGGTTCCCTCGGAGATCCGCGAAAACTTCTGAAACTTCAGTACGAGGACGAAAATCACGAAGAGATAGTGCTCGTAAAAGACATTCCGATATATTCGTTGTGCGAACATCACCTGCTGCCATTTTTCGGCCGCGCCCATATCGCCTATATTCCCAAGAAGGACAGATTGCTCGGGATATCCAAGCTTGCGCGCCTTGCCGAGGCGTATTCGCGGCGTTTGCAGCTGCAGGAAAGAATAACTCAGCAAATCGCCTCCGACATTATGGAGGTCGCCCGTCCTTACGGCGCGATGGTCGTGATAGAGGCGGAGCATTTCTGTATGACGATGCGCGGAATAAAAAAGCCGGGCGCCAAAGTGGTCACGTCGGCGGTAAAAGGCGTATTCGCGTCCGACCAGAGAACCCGCGCCGAGGCGATGTCGCTTATAACGGGCCGCTGA
- a CDS encoding cell division protein FtsH, protein MKDRNWGGFLVWVLLFLGIFFFMRMSRESVHEKEIPYSEFHEMLKAGRVASVSVKENLIKGEYTDAGDNQKKLRFKTVPLPDSRLAEELGSHGVASYSAESGAGWLATALLNFGPIILFIIFWLFMLKNMQGGGKQAMTFARSRAKLRSEKDTKITFKDVAGCDEAKEELQEIIEFLRDPRKFLRLGGKIPKGVLLYGAPGTGKTLLAKAVAGEAGVPFFSSSGSEFVEMFVGVGASRVRDLFEQGRKSAPCLLFIDEIDAVGRHRGAGLGGGHDEREQTLNQILVEMDGFDTKEGVILIAATNRPDVLDPALLRSGRFDRHVNVPTPDLKGREEILRVHSAIVTLSPVVDIKVIARRTPGFVGADLANLVNEAALLASRRNLEAVGMKELEDAIDRVIAGPEKKSRMISEQEKNIIAYHEAGHALAAKMIPGTDPVHKVSIIPRGPALGYTLQLPLEDRYLTTRSEIFSRLAVLLAGRSAEELIFGEITTGAQNDLAKATDIARKVVSEFGMSERIGPLSLRRPEEEIFLGKELARPMHLSEKTLQIIDEEVKKIVEDAKSRVYKVLEENKHLLERLAKYLVEREVLDSEDVDDIINGREPKKNGKENIGEAPAAALPAASAT, encoded by the coding sequence ATGAAAGATCGTAACTGGGGCGGATTTCTTGTCTGGGTGCTTCTTTTTCTGGGGATATTCTTTTTTATGAGAATGTCCCGCGAGTCCGTTCACGAAAAAGAAATCCCATATTCCGAATTCCACGAAATGCTCAAGGCGGGGCGAGTGGCTTCCGTGAGTGTGAAGGAAAATCTTATCAAGGGAGAATATACCGACGCCGGCGACAATCAAAAAAAATTGCGCTTCAAGACGGTTCCTCTGCCGGATTCCCGCCTTGCCGAAGAACTCGGCAGCCACGGCGTGGCCAGTTATTCCGCCGAGAGCGGCGCCGGATGGTTAGCGACGGCGCTTCTTAATTTCGGTCCGATAATACTGTTTATTATTTTCTGGCTTTTTATGCTCAAAAATATGCAGGGCGGCGGAAAACAGGCCATGACTTTCGCCCGAAGCCGCGCCAAGCTCCGCTCCGAAAAAGACACAAAAATAACCTTCAAGGACGTGGCCGGCTGCGACGAAGCCAAGGAAGAGTTGCAGGAGATAATCGAATTTTTAAGGGACCCCAGAAAGTTTCTGCGTCTCGGCGGCAAGATACCCAAGGGCGTGCTGCTTTACGGGGCGCCCGGCACCGGCAAAACACTGCTCGCCAAAGCAGTGGCCGGCGAGGCGGGGGTTCCGTTCTTCTCGTCATCGGGATCGGAATTCGTCGAGATGTTCGTGGGTGTGGGCGCTTCCAGGGTCAGAGACCTTTTTGAGCAGGGCCGCAAGAGCGCGCCGTGTCTGCTTTTCATCGACGAAATAGACGCGGTGGGACGTCACCGCGGCGCCGGACTCGGAGGCGGTCACGACGAAAGAGAGCAAACGCTCAATCAGATTCTTGTTGAAATGGACGGCTTCGACACCAAAGAGGGCGTCATACTTATAGCGGCCACAAACCGTCCCGACGTGCTTGATCCGGCGCTTCTTCGTTCGGGGCGTTTCGACAGGCACGTAAACGTGCCGACCCCCGACCTGAAGGGCCGCGAGGAAATTTTAAGGGTGCACTCGGCAATCGTGACGCTGTCGCCGGTCGTCGATATAAAAGTAATCGCCCGCCGCACTCCGGGTTTTGTGGGCGCCGACCTTGCGAATCTTGTAAACGAAGCGGCGCTTCTGGCGTCACGCCGCAACCTCGAGGCCGTCGGTATGAAGGAACTTGAGGACGCCATCGACAGGGTCATCGCGGGGCCGGAAAAGAAATCGCGGATGATATCCGAACAGGAAAAAAATATAATCGCTTATCACGAAGCCGGTCACGCGCTGGCCGCCAAGATGATACCGGGCACCGATCCCGTTCACAAGGTTTCCATAATACCCCGCGGTCCCGCTCTGGGATACACGCTTCAGCTGCCCCTTGAAGACAGATACCTGACTACGCGCTCCGAGATTTTCTCCCGTTTGGCGGTTCTTTTGGCCGGGCGTTCCGCCGAGGAACTGATTTTCGGCGAGATTACCACCGGCGCGCAGAACGATTTGGCCAAGGCCACCGATATCGCCCGCAAGGTTGTCTCCGAATTCGGCATGAGCGAAAGAATCGGGCCGCTTTCGCTCAGACGGCCGGAAGAAGAAATCTTTTTGGGAAAGGAACTGGCCCGCCCGATGCATCTTTCCGAAAAGACGCTCCAGATCATAGACGAAGAAGTAAAAAAAATCGTCGAAGACGCCAAATCGCGCGTATATAAAGTGCTCGAAGAAAACAAACATCTGCTCGAACGCCTGGCTAAGTATCTCGTAGAAAGAGAAGTGCTGGATTCCGAAGATGTGGATGACATAATAAATGGAAGAGAACCTAAAAAAAATGGCAAAGAAAACATCGGCGAAGCTCCCGCTGCCGCATTACCCGCGGCGAGCGCGACCTGA
- the folP gene encoding dihydropteroate synthase, with product MGVLNVTPDSFYDGGRYSALEAAISRAREMLDEGADIIDVGGESTRPGSYGVSADEEIARVVPAIEYIVSRFSATVSVDTSKPEVAEAAVAAGAAIINDVTACGLSGGRMADVAASSGAGLILMHMKGAPPSMQTGVIEYGDVVAEIKEYLAGRVRFAVSGGVAPENIAVDPGIGFGKTPAHNMDIIRRLGEFADVGRPVLVGASRKSFLGSIKGMENPDDRLFGTLAAHLAAVSNGASIIRVHDVRAHSEFFRTLAAIG from the coding sequence ATGGGAGTGCTCAACGTTACGCCGGATTCGTTTTATGACGGCGGCAGATATTCGGCGCTTGAAGCCGCGATTTCAAGGGCGCGCGAAATGCTCGACGAAGGCGCCGACATAATCGACGTCGGCGGCGAATCGACCCGTCCCGGGTCATACGGAGTTTCCGCGGACGAAGAAATCGCGCGTGTTGTGCCGGCGATAGAATATATCGTATCACGTTTCTCCGCGACTGTTTCCGTGGATACCTCAAAGCCCGAAGTCGCCGAGGCGGCAGTCGCCGCCGGAGCCGCGATAATAAACGACGTTACCGCTTGCGGCCTTTCCGGAGGCCGTATGGCCGACGTAGCCGCTTCATCAGGCGCAGGTCTTATTTTGATGCATATGAAGGGCGCGCCGCCGTCGATGCAGACCGGGGTTATAGAGTACGGCGACGTCGTGGCCGAAATCAAAGAATATCTTGCCGGACGGGTAAGGTTTGCCGTATCCGGAGGCGTTGCGCCCGAGAATATCGCCGTTGACCCCGGGATAGGATTCGGTAAAACTCCCGCGCACAATATGGACATCATCCGGCGTCTCGGCGAGTTCGCCGATGTCGGCAGGCCGGTGCTTGTGGGCGCGTCCAGAAAATCTTTTCTGGGGAGCATAAAAGGCATGGAAAATCCCGACGACAGATTGTTCGGGACGCTTGCGGCGCATCTGGCGGCGGTGTCTAACGGAGCGTCGATAATAAGGGTTCACGACGTGCGCGCGCACTCTGAATTTTTCAGGACACTGGCGGCCATCGGGTAA